In one Pseudomonas sp. Bout1 genomic region, the following are encoded:
- a CDS encoding carbohydrate ABC transporter permease: MTLQQSRRLQSVLLGALAWAIAILIFFPIFWMVLTSFKTEIDAFATPPQFIFTPTLENYLHINERSNYFSYAWNSVLISFSATALCLLISVPAAYSMAFYETKRTKGTLLWMLSTKMLPPVGVLMPIYLLAKTFGLLDTRIALIIIYTLINLPIVVWMVYTYFKDIPKDILEAARLDGATLWQEMVRVLLPIAKGGLASTVLLSLILCWNEAFWSLNLTSSNAAPLTALIASYSSPEGLFWAKLSAVSTLACAPILIFGWISQKQLVRGLSFGAVK; this comes from the coding sequence ATGACGCTTCAACAATCCCGCCGCCTGCAAAGCGTGTTGCTCGGTGCCCTGGCCTGGGCCATCGCGATCCTGATCTTTTTCCCGATCTTCTGGATGGTGCTGACCAGCTTCAAGACCGAAATCGACGCGTTCGCCACCCCGCCGCAGTTCATCTTCACGCCGACGCTGGAGAACTACCTGCACATCAACGAGCGCAGCAACTACTTCAGCTACGCCTGGAACTCAGTGCTGATTTCGTTCAGCGCCACTGCCTTGTGCCTGCTGATCTCGGTACCGGCCGCCTACTCCATGGCCTTCTACGAGACCAAGCGCACCAAGGGCACGCTGCTGTGGATGCTCTCCACCAAGATGCTGCCGCCGGTGGGCGTGCTGATGCCGATCTACCTGCTGGCCAAGACCTTTGGCCTGCTGGACACGCGCATTGCGCTGATCATCATCTACACCCTGATCAACCTGCCGATCGTGGTCTGGATGGTTTACACCTACTTCAAGGACATCCCCAAAGACATCCTCGAAGCCGCTCGCCTGGACGGCGCCACCTTGTGGCAGGAAATGGTCCGTGTGCTGCTGCCGATCGCCAAGGGTGGCCTGGCTTCCACGGTGTTGCTGTCGCTGATCCTGTGCTGGAACGAAGCGTTCTGGTCGCTGAACCTGACCTCGTCCAACGCCGCGCCGCTGACCGCGTTGATCGCCTCCTACTCCAGCCCCGAAGGTTTGTTCTGGGCCAAATTGTCTGCCGTGTCGACCCTGGCCTGTGCACCGATCCTGATCTTTGGCTGGATCAGCCAGAAACAGCTGGTCCGCGGCTTGTCCTTCGGCGCCGTGAAATAA
- a CDS encoding carbohydrate kinase, with the protein MYLVCGEALFDFFSEDDASGKASRVNYKAIAGGSPFNVAVGLRRLGIDAGFFAGISDDYLGRRLLQVLKDEGVREDFLLEFAAPTTLAMVAVGANGSPQYSFRGEGCADRQLQLEHLPVLGDDVRGIHIGSFSLVVQPIADTLLALVRRESGKRLVSLDPNVRLNPQPDIDLWRTRVAELVRHADLIKVSDEDLHLLYPGQAPESILQEWLQHRCQLVFLTRGGDGATVFSRQHGSWSAPAVKVLMADTVGAGDTFQAALIAWLTEQQLDSVQGLQQLTREQIQDMLAFAIRAAALTCGKTGPDLPYRHQLD; encoded by the coding sequence ATGTATTTGGTATGTGGCGAAGCGCTGTTTGATTTTTTCAGCGAGGACGATGCCAGCGGCAAGGCGTCCAGGGTCAATTACAAGGCGATTGCCGGCGGCTCGCCGTTCAACGTCGCGGTAGGCTTGCGTCGCCTGGGAATCGATGCGGGCTTTTTTGCCGGCATCTCCGACGACTATCTGGGCCGGCGCCTGTTGCAGGTGCTTAAGGATGAAGGCGTGCGCGAGGATTTCCTGCTGGAGTTCGCCGCACCGACCACCCTGGCAATGGTTGCCGTGGGCGCCAACGGCTCACCGCAATACAGCTTTCGCGGTGAGGGCTGCGCCGACCGCCAGTTACAGCTTGAACACTTGCCGGTGTTGGGCGACGACGTGCGTGGCATACACATCGGATCATTCTCGCTGGTGGTACAGCCGATTGCCGACACCTTGCTGGCCTTGGTCCGCCGGGAAAGCGGCAAGCGCCTGGTCAGCCTCGACCCCAACGTGCGCCTCAACCCGCAGCCGGATATCGACCTGTGGCGTACGCGGGTGGCCGAATTGGTCAGGCATGCCGACCTGATCAAGGTCAGCGACGAAGACCTGCACCTGCTGTACCCCGGCCAAGCACCCGAAAGTATCCTGCAAGAGTGGTTGCAGCACCGTTGCCAACTGGTGTTCCTGACCCGTGGGGGCGACGGCGCGACGGTGTTCAGTCGCCAGCATGGCAGTTGGTCGGCGCCCGCGGTCAAAGTCCTCATGGCCGATACCGTGGGGGCAGGCGATACCTTCCAGGCCGCGTTGATTGCCTGGCTTACCGAGCAACAACTGGACTCGGTACAGGGCCTGCAACAGCTGACCCGCGAGCAGATCCAAGACATGCTTGCCTTCGCCATTCGTGCAGCAGCGCTCACCTGCGGCAAGACCGGTCCGGACCTGCCCTATCGTCATCAGCTGGACTGA
- a CDS encoding mannitol dehydrogenase family protein has product MKLNKQNLTQLAPEVQLPAYAIANTSQGIAHIGVGGFHRAHQAYYTDALMNTGAGLDWSICGVGLRAEDRKARDDLASQDYLFTLYELGDTDDTEVRVIGSISDMLLAEDGAQALIDKLASPEIRIVSLTITEGGYCIDDSNGEFMANLAQIQHDLANPGSPKTVFGFICAALTQRRAAGVAAFTVMSCDNLPHNGAVTRKALLAFAALHDPDLHAWIKANVSFPNAMVDRITPMTSTAHRLQLHDDHGIDDAWPVVCEPFVQWVLEDKFVNGRPAWETVGVQFTDDVTPYEEMKIGLLNGSHLALTYLGFLKGYRFVHETMNDPLFVAYMRAYMDLDVTPNLAPVPGIDLTEYKQTLVDRFSNQAIADQLERVCSDGSSKFPKFTVPTINRLIADGRETERAALVVAAWALYLKGVDENGVIYRIPDPRAEFCQELVTEDTLISKRLLGVEEIFGTAIPNSPAFVAAFERCFESLQDVGVSKTLERLLANIN; this is encoded by the coding sequence ATGAAACTGAACAAGCAAAACCTCACGCAACTGGCGCCAGAAGTGCAACTGCCAGCCTATGCGATTGCCAACACCAGCCAGGGCATCGCGCACATCGGCGTCGGCGGGTTCCACCGCGCCCACCAGGCGTACTACACCGATGCCTTGATGAACACCGGCGCGGGCCTGGACTGGAGCATCTGCGGTGTCGGCCTGCGCGCTGAAGACCGCAAGGCCCGGGACGACCTGGCCAGCCAGGACTACCTGTTTACCCTGTATGAGCTGGGCGACACCGACGACACCGAAGTGCGCGTCATCGGCTCCATCAGCGACATGCTGCTGGCCGAAGACGGCGCCCAGGCACTGATCGACAAGCTGGCCAGCCCAGAGATTCGCATCGTCTCGCTGACTATCACCGAAGGCGGCTACTGCATCGACGACAGCAACGGCGAGTTCATGGCCAACCTGGCGCAGATCCAGCATGACCTGGCCAACCCGGGCTCACCGAAAACCGTGTTCGGGTTTATCTGCGCAGCGTTAACCCAGCGCCGGGCAGCCGGGGTGGCGGCATTTACCGTGATGTCCTGCGATAACCTGCCCCACAACGGCGCCGTGACCCGCAAGGCGTTGCTGGCCTTTGCCGCGTTGCATGACCCTGACCTGCATGCGTGGATCAAGGCCAATGTGAGCTTCCCGAACGCCATGGTCGACCGGATCACACCGATGACCAGCACCGCGCACCGCCTGCAGTTGCACGACGATCACGGCATCGATGACGCCTGGCCGGTGGTCTGCGAACCGTTTGTGCAGTGGGTTTTGGAAGACAAGTTCGTCAACGGCCGCCCGGCATGGGAGACGGTGGGCGTGCAGTTCACCGATGACGTGACGCCCTATGAAGAGATGAAAATCGGCCTGCTCAACGGCAGCCACCTGGCGCTGACGTACCTGGGCTTCCTGAAGGGCTATCGCTTCGTCCACGAGACCATGAACGACCCCTTGTTCGTCGCGTACATGCGCGCCTACATGGACCTGGACGTCACGCCTAACCTGGCGCCAGTGCCGGGTATCGACCTGACCGAGTACAAGCAGACCCTGGTGGACCGCTTCTCCAACCAGGCGATTGCCGACCAGTTGGAGCGTGTGTGTTCCGATGGCTCATCGAAATTTCCCAAGTTCACCGTACCGACCATTAACCGCCTGATTGCCGACGGGCGCGAGACCGAGCGCGCTGCACTGGTCGTCGCGGCATGGGCGCTGTACTTGAAAGGCGTGGACGAGAATGGTGTGATCTACCGCATTCCGGATCCCCGCGCCGAGTTTTGCCAGGAGTTGGTGACCGAGGACACATTGATCAGCAAACGACTGCTGGGCGTAGAGGAGATTTTTGGTACGGCTATTCCCAATTCACCCGCGTTTGTGGCAGCGTTTGAGCGGTGTTTCGAGAGCCTGCAGGATGTGGGTGTGAGTAAAACGCTGGAGCGGCTGCTCGCCAATATCAACTGA
- a CDS encoding sugar ABC transporter substrate-binding protein: MKFTAKALLACTCMTLSAVSLGAQTLTIATVNNSDMIRMQKLSKTFETEHPEIKLNWVVLEENVLRQRLTTDIATQGGQFDVLTIGMYEAALWGAKGWLEPMKDLPAAYDLDDVFPSVRDGLSVKGSLYALPFYAESSITYYRTDLFKDAGLTMPEHPTWTQIGEFAAKLTNKDKEQYGLCLRGKAGWGENMALITTLANGYGARWFDEKWQPEFNGPEWKDALNFYVDNMKKSGPPGASSNGFNENLALFNSGKCAIWVDASVAGSFVTDKTQSKVADHVGFTFAPHEKTEKGTSWLYSWSLGIPTSSKAKDAAKVFTTWATSKEYSQLVAKTDGIANVPPGTRKSTYSDEYMKAAPFAKVTLESLKVADPKDPSAKPVPYVGIQLVTIPEFQAIGTQVGKFFSSALTGGSTVDKALADSQTFTEREMKRAGYPK, translated from the coding sequence ATGAAGTTCACAGCTAAAGCTCTGCTTGCCTGTACCTGCATGACCCTCAGCGCCGTCAGTCTTGGCGCGCAAACCCTGACCATTGCCACCGTCAACAACAGCGACATGATTCGCATGCAAAAGCTCTCGAAAACCTTCGAGACCGAGCATCCGGAGATCAAGCTGAACTGGGTGGTACTTGAAGAAAACGTGCTGCGCCAACGCCTCACCACCGACATCGCCACCCAGGGCGGACAGTTCGACGTGCTCACCATTGGCATGTACGAAGCAGCACTCTGGGGCGCCAAGGGCTGGCTGGAACCGATGAAGGATCTGCCTGCTGCCTACGACCTGGACGACGTTTTCCCGTCCGTGCGTGACGGCCTTTCCGTCAAGGGCTCGCTGTACGCCCTGCCGTTCTACGCCGAAAGCTCCATCACCTACTACCGCACCGACTTGTTCAAGGACGCCGGGCTGACCATGCCTGAGCACCCGACCTGGACGCAGATCGGCGAGTTCGCCGCCAAACTCACCAACAAAGACAAGGAACAGTACGGCCTGTGCCTGCGCGGCAAAGCCGGTTGGGGCGAAAACATGGCGCTGATCACCACCCTGGCCAACGGCTACGGTGCGCGCTGGTTCGATGAGAAGTGGCAGCCGGAATTCAACGGGCCCGAGTGGAAAGACGCACTGAACTTCTACGTCGACAACATGAAAAAATCCGGCCCGCCGGGCGCCTCCAGCAACGGTTTCAACGAAAACCTGGCGCTGTTCAACAGCGGCAAGTGCGCGATCTGGGTCGACGCCAGCGTCGCCGGCTCGTTTGTGACTGACAAAACCCAAAGCAAAGTGGCTGACCACGTCGGCTTCACCTTTGCCCCTCACGAAAAAACCGAGAAAGGTACGTCGTGGCTGTACTCCTGGTCCCTGGGGATTCCAACCAGCTCCAAAGCCAAGGACGCCGCCAAGGTGTTCACCACCTGGGCCACGTCCAAGGAGTACAGCCAGTTGGTCGCCAAGACCGACGGGATTGCCAACGTACCGCCAGGTACCCGCAAGTCGACCTACAGCGACGAATACATGAAGGCTGCACCGTTTGCCAAGGTGACGCTGGAATCGCTGAAAGTTGCCGACCCGAAAGACCCGTCCGCCAAGCCGGTGCCGTATGTGGGCATCCAGCTGGTGACCATCCCTGAATTCCAGGCGATTGGTACCCAGGTCGGCAAGTTCTTCTCCAGCGCACTGACCGGTGGCTCGACGGTGGACAAAGCCCTGGCAGATTCGCAGACGTTCACCGAACGCGAAATGAAGCGGGCCGGTTATCCCAAGTAA
- a CDS encoding carbohydrate ABC transporter permease, with the protein MNTTTAQVQTATPDKPRKSRLINPGWFLVSPSVALLLLWMIVPLGMTLYFSLIRYNLLYPGENQFVGLENFTYFITDSGFLPGATNTLLLVGSVLLISVVFGVLISALLEASEFFGRGLVRVLLISPFFIMPTVGALIWKNLIFHPVSGILAYVWKLFGAQPVDWLAHYPLLSIIIIVSWQWLPFAILLLMTAMQSLDQEQKEAARLDGAGAIAIFWHLTLPHLARPIAVVVMIETIFLLSVFAEIFTTTNGGPGYASTNLAYLIYNQALVQFDVGMASAGGLIAVVIANIAAIILVRMIGKNLTDKP; encoded by the coding sequence ATGAATACCACCACTGCCCAAGTGCAAACCGCTACGCCGGACAAGCCGCGTAAAAGCCGCTTGATCAACCCCGGCTGGTTCCTCGTCAGCCCCTCGGTGGCCTTGTTGCTGCTGTGGATGATCGTGCCGCTGGGCATGACGCTGTACTTCTCGCTGATTCGCTACAACTTGCTCTACCCCGGCGAAAACCAATTCGTGGGCCTGGAGAACTTCACCTACTTCATCACCGACTCGGGCTTCCTGCCCGGCGCCACCAACACCCTGTTGCTGGTGGGCAGCGTATTGCTGATCAGCGTGGTGTTTGGCGTACTGATCAGCGCGCTGCTGGAGGCCAGCGAGTTCTTCGGTCGCGGCCTGGTGCGGGTATTGCTGATTTCACCGTTCTTCATCATGCCCACCGTCGGTGCGCTGATCTGGAAGAACCTGATTTTCCATCCGGTGTCGGGGATTCTCGCCTACGTGTGGAAGCTGTTCGGCGCCCAGCCCGTGGACTGGCTGGCCCACTACCCGTTGCTGTCGATCATCATCATTGTGTCCTGGCAGTGGCTGCCCTTCGCGATCCTGCTGCTGATGACCGCCATGCAGTCCCTCGACCAGGAGCAAAAGGAAGCCGCACGCCTGGACGGTGCCGGCGCCATCGCGATCTTCTGGCACCTGACCCTGCCGCACCTGGCGCGCCCGATTGCCGTGGTGGTGATGATCGAAACGATCTTCCTGCTCTCGGTGTTCGCCGAAATCTTCACCACCACCAACGGTGGCCCCGGCTACGCGTCGACCAACCTCGCCTACCTGATCTACAACCAGGCGCTGGTGCAGTTCGATGTGGGCATGGCCTCGGCCGGCGGCTTGATTGCCGTGGTCATCGCCAATATCGCGGCGATCATCCTGGTGCGGATGATCGGCAAAAACCTGACTGACAAGCCTTGA
- a CDS encoding AraC family transcriptional regulator, whose amino-acid sequence MTRAARITDPSYELMDDHNGLSIIYRQHGFPCPLVRWHFHKEYELHLIVASSGKVFIGDYIGNFYPESLFLTGPNLPHNWISQVAEDEVVPKRDMLVNFTDDLLEGGCHIFAELKTLAPLLERAQYGIEFRCKKTIAQAMTLMQRIEDAQGMARLGHFFILMEVLSACEDYQLLSGVTTPQLADEHSIDRTNRAVDYIFAHYARELSLEEVAEYLGMKPTYFSRVFKQATGRTFIEFVNRLRISKSCELLADGDKAVTDVCFESGFNNISNFNRRFQQLKGMTPSHYRRLAVQRLTEQNLA is encoded by the coding sequence ATGACCCGAGCAGCGAGAATCACCGACCCTTCCTACGAGTTGATGGACGATCACAACGGTCTGTCCATCATCTATCGCCAACACGGCTTCCCATGCCCGCTGGTGCGCTGGCATTTCCACAAGGAATACGAGCTGCACCTGATCGTTGCCAGTTCCGGCAAGGTGTTCATCGGTGACTACATCGGCAACTTCTACCCGGAAAGCCTGTTCCTCACCGGCCCCAACCTGCCCCACAACTGGATCAGCCAGGTGGCTGAGGATGAAGTGGTGCCCAAGCGCGACATGCTGGTGAACTTCACGGATGACCTGCTCGAAGGCGGCTGCCATATTTTTGCCGAGCTCAAGACGCTCGCGCCATTGCTGGAGCGGGCGCAGTACGGCATCGAGTTTCGCTGCAAGAAGACCATTGCCCAGGCCATGACCCTGATGCAACGCATCGAGGACGCGCAAGGCATGGCGCGCCTGGGGCATTTCTTCATCCTGATGGAGGTACTCAGTGCCTGTGAGGACTATCAACTGCTCTCCGGCGTGACCACCCCGCAACTGGCGGACGAACACAGCATCGACCGCACCAACCGGGCGGTGGACTACATTTTTGCCCACTACGCGCGCGAATTGTCCCTGGAAGAGGTGGCCGAATACCTCGGCATGAAACCCACCTACTTCTCCCGCGTGTTTAAACAAGCCACCGGGCGCACCTTCATCGAATTCGTCAATCGCCTGCGCATCAGTAAATCCTGCGAACTGCTGGCCGATGGCGACAAAGCCGTGACCGATGTGTGCTTCGAGTCGGGCTTCAACAACATTTCCAACTTCAACCGCCGCTTCCAGCAGCTCAAGGGCATGACCCCCTCGCACTACCGACGCCTGGCGGTGCAGCGCCTGACCGAGCAAAACCTCGCCTGA
- the xylB gene encoding xylulokinase, whose protein sequence is MTQQNLYLGIDCGTQGTKAIVLDASSGKVLGLGAASHTLISGANGRREQHTQEWLDAFTEATHRALQQAGVDGQDILAIGVSGQQHGLVLLDDQGQVLRPAKLWCDTETAPQNARLLQYLGGESGSLERLGVAIAPGYTVSKLLWTREQHPQVFARIAHILLPHDYLNYWLTGRACAEYGDASGTGYFNVRTREWDLALLRHIDPEGRLEAALPELIEANQPVGTILPAIAERLGINPNARVSSGGGDNMMGAIGTGNIAPGVITMSLGSSGTVYAFAEQANVSPQASVATFCSSSGGWLPLICTMNLTNATGVIRELFGLDLDAFNALVAEAPIGADGVCMLPFLNGERVPALPHATGSLHGLTMTNLTRANLCRAVVEGTTFGLRYGLDLLRQTGLQSQSIRLIGGGSKSPVWRQMVADIMNTEVVCTEQSEAAALGAAIQAAWCQSGESLAQLCQRCVSVDPASRTVPDAGSVSAYQHAYERYQQHVASL, encoded by the coding sequence ATGACCCAGCAAAACCTTTACCTCGGCATCGACTGCGGCACCCAGGGCACCAAGGCCATCGTGCTCGACGCCAGCAGTGGCAAAGTCCTGGGCCTGGGCGCTGCCAGCCACACGCTGATCAGCGGCGCCAACGGCCGCCGCGAACAGCACACCCAGGAATGGCTGGACGCCTTTACCGAAGCCACCCACCGCGCCTTGCAACAGGCCGGCGTGGACGGCCAGGATATCCTCGCCATCGGCGTCTCCGGCCAGCAACACGGCCTGGTGCTGCTCGATGACCAAGGCCAGGTGCTGCGCCCCGCCAAGCTGTGGTGCGACACCGAAACCGCCCCGCAAAACGCTCGACTGCTGCAATACCTGGGCGGCGAAAGCGGTTCCCTGGAACGCCTCGGCGTGGCCATCGCCCCGGGTTACACCGTGTCCAAGCTGCTGTGGACCCGCGAACAACACCCACAGGTTTTCGCGCGCATTGCACATATCCTGCTGCCCCACGACTACCTCAACTACTGGCTTACCGGCCGCGCCTGCGCGGAATACGGCGACGCCTCGGGCACCGGTTATTTCAACGTTCGCACCCGCGAATGGGACCTGGCACTGCTGCGCCACATCGACCCCGAAGGACGCCTGGAAGCCGCACTGCCGGAGTTGATCGAGGCCAACCAGCCCGTGGGTACGATCCTGCCCGCCATCGCCGAACGTTTGGGTATCAACCCGAATGCGCGGGTGTCCAGCGGCGGCGGCGACAACATGATGGGCGCCATCGGCACCGGCAATATCGCCCCCGGCGTGATCACCATGAGCCTCGGCTCATCGGGTACCGTGTATGCCTTCGCCGAGCAGGCCAACGTGAGCCCGCAGGCGTCGGTCGCAACCTTCTGCTCGTCCAGCGGCGGCTGGCTGCCATTGATCTGCACCATGAACCTGACCAACGCCACCGGGGTCATCCGCGAGCTGTTCGGCCTGGACCTGGATGCCTTCAACGCGCTGGTGGCCGAGGCCCCGATTGGCGCCGACGGCGTCTGCATGCTGCCGTTCCTCAACGGCGAACGGGTGCCCGCCCTGCCCCACGCCACTGGCAGCTTGCACGGCTTGACCATGACCAACCTGACCCGCGCCAACCTGTGCCGCGCCGTGGTCGAAGGCACCACCTTCGGCTTGCGCTACGGCCTGGACCTGTTGCGCCAGACCGGCCTGCAAAGCCAGAGTATCCGGCTGATTGGCGGCGGCTCGAAAAGCCCGGTGTGGCGGCAGATGGTCGCCGATATCATGAACACCGAAGTGGTCTGTACCGAACAAAGCGAAGCCGCCGCCCTGGGCGCGGCGATCCAGGCGGCGTGGTGCCAGTCCGGTGAAAGCCTGGCGCAGCTGTGCCAGCGCTGCGTCAGCGTCGACCCGGCCAGCCGCACGGTGCCCGACGCCGGCAGCGTCAGCGCTTACCAACACGCTTATGAGCGTTATCAACAGCACGTGGCATCCCTATAA
- a CDS encoding sn-glycerol-3-phosphate ABC transporter ATP-binding protein UgpC yields the protein MANLKIKNLQKGFEGFSIIKGIDLEVNDKEFVVFVGPSGCGKSTLLRLIAGLEEVSEGTIELDGRDITEVTPAKRDLAMVFQTYALYPHMSVRKNMSFALDLAGVDKKIVESKVNEAARILELGPLLERKPKQLSGGQRQRVAIGRAIVRNPKIFLFDEPLSNLDAALRVQMRLELSRLHKELQATMIYVTHDQVEAMTLADKVVVLNSGRVEQVGSPLELYHQPANLFVAGFLGTPKMGFLKGKVTRVDAQGCELELDAGGRISLPLSSATLSVGSAVTLGIRPEHLEIASPGQATLTVTADVGERLGSDTFCHVITASKEPLTLRIRGDMASQYGETLQLHLDPTQCHLFDADGVAVARPLRAAA from the coding sequence ATGGCCAACCTGAAAATCAAGAATCTGCAAAAAGGCTTCGAAGGTTTCTCCATCATCAAGGGCATCGACCTTGAAGTGAACGACAAGGAATTCGTGGTGTTCGTCGGCCCGTCAGGCTGCGGCAAGTCCACCCTGCTGCGCTTGATTGCGGGCCTGGAAGAAGTCAGCGAAGGCACCATCGAACTGGATGGCCGCGACATCACCGAAGTGACCCCGGCCAAGCGTGACCTGGCGATGGTGTTCCAGACCTACGCCCTGTACCCGCACATGAGCGTGCGCAAGAACATGTCGTTTGCCCTGGACCTGGCCGGCGTCGACAAGAAGATTGTCGAGAGCAAGGTCAACGAAGCGGCGCGTATCCTGGAGTTGGGCCCGTTGCTTGAGCGCAAACCCAAGCAGCTGTCTGGCGGCCAGCGTCAGCGTGTGGCGATCGGCCGCGCGATTGTGCGTAACCCAAAGATCTTCCTGTTCGACGAACCACTGTCCAACCTCGACGCCGCCCTGCGCGTGCAGATGCGCCTGGAACTGTCGCGCCTGCATAAAGAACTGCAAGCCACCATGATCTACGTAACCCACGACCAGGTCGAAGCCATGACCCTGGCCGACAAAGTGGTGGTGCTCAACAGTGGCCGCGTGGAACAGGTGGGCTCGCCGCTGGAGCTGTACCACCAGCCGGCCAACCTGTTTGTCGCGGGCTTTTTGGGTACGCCGAAAATGGGCTTCCTCAAAGGCAAGGTCACCCGCGTGGATGCGCAGGGCTGCGAACTTGAACTGGACGCCGGCGGCCGTATCAGCCTGCCCTTGAGCAGCGCGACCTTGAGCGTTGGCAGCGCGGTGACCCTGGGCATTCGCCCGGAGCACCTGGAAATCGCTTCCCCCGGCCAGGCCACCCTGACCGTTACCGCCGACGTCGGCGAGCGCCTGGGCAGCGACACGTTCTGCCACGTCATCACCGCCAGCAAAGAGCCGTTGACCCTGCGTATCCGTGGCGACATGGCCAGCCAGTATGGCGAGACCCTGCAGCTGCACCTGGACCCGACCCAATGCCATCTGTTCGACGCTGACGGCGTGGCCGTGGCCCGCCCACTGCGCGCCGCCGCCTGA